The following DNA comes from Mycolicibacterium aromaticivorans JS19b1 = JCM 16368.
CGCGGCCAGGTCAGCGGCACGCCCGAAGACGGTGACTCGCTGTACCCCGTTGTGGACTGACGATCCCGGCGCCGAGGGCGTGTCGTAACCGCTTCACGTTAAGCCGAATCGACATCTGCGGCGATCTCGACTGAACGTTTGCTGAGTGCCGGAAAATATTGAATTCAAGTTGGTGAAAACTGCGCATCACGTGTCCCCCGTTGTGATAATCGGGCCAGCGGTGCTGCGGACCATGGCGGTCCCCCGGAGGGGAGGGGATCGGCCATGGTCCGTTGACTTTTCCTACTCCGCTGCGCGCAGCACCACCATCGAGCGCGACTCGACTCGCACCGGTGTGGACGCTTTCACCACCGCCGCTTCGTCGACCTCGCCGGCCCCCGCCGACGTGTCGACGACAGGTTGCCAAGCCTTACCAAACTCGGCCGGCGGCAGGACGAATTCGATCGGTTCGTGGTGGGCGTTGAAGCACAGCACGAACGAGTCGTCGGACACCCGCTGCCCGCGGGCATCCAGATCCGGTATGCCGTGGCCGTTGAGGTACACAGCCACCGACTTGCCGAAGCCCGAGTCCCAGTCCTCGTCGTTCATCTCCGAACCGTCCGGGCGGAACCAGGAGATGTCCGGCAGGCCTTCGCTTCCCCGGCGCCGCACCGGTCGGCCGTTGAAGAACCGCCGCCTGCGAAACACCGGATGGGCGGCACGAAGTGCCGACACCGAGGCCGTGAACTCCAGCAGCTCGTCGTCGGCCGAATCCCAGTCGATCCAGGTGATTTCGTTGTCCTGGCAGTAGCCGTTGTTGTTGCCGCCCTGGGTCCGGCCCAGCTCGTCGCCGTGACAGATCATCGGAACGCCCTGGGACAAGATCGTTGTGGCAATCAGGTTGCGCTGCTGTCGATTCCGCAGGTCATTGATCTCCGGATCGTCGGTCGGCCCCTCCGCGCCGCAATTCCACGACTTGTTGTTGCTCTCGCCGTCGTTGTTGTCCTCGCCGTTGGCCTCGTTGTGTTTCTCGTTGTAGGACAACAGGTCTCGCAACGTGAAGCCGTCGTGGGCGGTGACGAAGTTGATCGACGCGACCGGCCTGCGGGCGGTGTGCTCGTAGAGGTCGGCTGAGCCGGTCAGCCGGGAGGCGAATTCACCGAGGCTGGCGTCTTCGCCGCGCCAGAAGTCGCGGACGGTGTCGCGGTACTTGCCGTTCCACTCCGTCCACTGCGGAGGAAAGTTGCCCACCTGGTAGCCGCCGGGCCCGACGTCCCACGGCTCGGCGATCAGCTTCACCTGGCTGACGGTTGGATCTTGTTGCACGAGTTCGAAGAACGCGCTCAGGCGGTCGACGTCGTAGAACTCGCGGGCCAGGGTTGAGGCGAGGTCGAATCGGAAGCCGTCAACGTGCATCTCGGTCACCCAGTACCGCAGCGAGTCCATGATCAGCTGCAGCGAGTGCGGATGCCCGACGTTGAGGCTGTTGCCGGTGCCGGTGTAGTCCATGTAGTAGCGCTTGTCGTCATCGACGAGCCGGTAGTAGGCGGCGTTGTCGATGCCGCGGAAGGACAGCGTCGGCCCCATGTGGTTGCCCTCTGCGGTGTGGTTGTAGACCACGTCGAGGATCACTTCGATGCCGGCTTCGTGCAGCGCCCGAACCATCGCCTTGAATTCCTGCACCTGACCGCCCGGCGTCGAGCTGGCCGAGTACTTGCTGTCCGGGGCGAAGAACCCAATTGTGTTGTAGCCCCAGTAGTTCGACAAGCCTTTGTCGATCAGGGTGGAGTCGTTGGCGAAATGGTGCACCGGCATCAACTCGATGGCCGTGGCGCCGATTCCCTTCAGGTGGTCGATGATCGCCGGGTGCGAGATCGCCGAGTACGTCCCGCGAATGGCGTCCGGGATGTCGGGATGGGTTTGCGTCAGGCCCTTGACGTGCGCCTCGTAGATGACGCTATCGGCATACTCCCGCTGCGGGGGACGGTCGACACCCCAGTCGAAGTACGGGTTGATGACGACCGATTTGGGCATGCTCGCGGCCGAGTCGTCGTCGTTGCGGCTGTCGGGTTCGCCGAAGTTGTAGCCGAATAGCGACTGATTCCACTCGAAATGGCCGTCGATCGCTTTGGCGTACGGGTCCAGCAGCAGCTTGTTGGGATTGCAGCGGTGCCCTTCGGCGGGATCATGCGGGCCGTGCACGCG
Coding sequences within:
- the glgX gene encoding glycogen debranching protein GlgX translates to MTNAATEVWPGKAYPLGASYDGYGTNFAVFSEVAERVELCLFEEDGAETRVALPEVDGFVWHGFLPGIEPGQRYGYRVHGPHDPAEGHRCNPNKLLLDPYAKAIDGHFEWNQSLFGYNFGEPDSRNDDDSAASMPKSVVINPYFDWGVDRPPQREYADSVIYEAHVKGLTQTHPDIPDAIRGTYSAISHPAIIDHLKGIGATAIELMPVHHFANDSTLIDKGLSNYWGYNTIGFFAPDSKYSASSTPGGQVQEFKAMVRALHEAGIEVILDVVYNHTAEGNHMGPTLSFRGIDNAAYYRLVDDDKRYYMDYTGTGNSLNVGHPHSLQLIMDSLRYWVTEMHVDGFRFDLASTLAREFYDVDRLSAFFELVQQDPTVSQVKLIAEPWDVGPGGYQVGNFPPQWTEWNGKYRDTVRDFWRGEDASLGEFASRLTGSADLYEHTARRPVASINFVTAHDGFTLRDLLSYNEKHNEANGEDNNDGESNNKSWNCGAEGPTDDPEINDLRNRQQRNLIATTILSQGVPMICHGDELGRTQGGNNNGYCQDNEITWIDWDSADDELLEFTASVSALRAAHPVFRRRRFFNGRPVRRRGSEGLPDISWFRPDGSEMNDEDWDSGFGKSVAVYLNGHGIPDLDARGQRVSDDSFVLCFNAHHEPIEFVLPPAEFGKAWQPVVDTSAGAGEVDEAAVVKASTPVRVESRSMVVLRAAE